acaaaaaaacaaaagactATTTTTGGGAAGATTTTGTTACATTAAAATCAGATAAAAAGGTGCGGTTTCACCATGAATTCAAAAGGGTGAATACAAAACTTATCTCTAAGTTGTGAAAGTGTTTTACTTTTTCAGCTATGAGATTGAACACGATCTAAGGTATGacagtataatttttaaattgtgacAAGTAAAAACAAGTTATGGTTTAGAGATTAACTTAACCTAAGGTTGGTGCAatggaaaaaacattattcCGGTTCAAATATACTAGGTAGTTTTtaaagagatatttttaatcttcATTTGATAGTTTTTCGTGCTTCTCGTCTCTTATTGATGCAGACGTCCAATTGAATTGTAATTATCATGAAAACATTTCAAGACGTAAATAGACTTACTAAAGAATATGAACGATTGCATAGAAATGTCGAAGGTTGAATTatgcattttgttaattaaggCGGTCTTGCGAATTGCAAAAACAAGGGTTTTATAGGTATTTTTCAGTATAAATTTTCGGTATACCTATATaatgtttatgtttatattTGCAGCAATTGGCAGCTCTGCTGATTTCAAGACAAGTGATAGGGAACCTAAAGGAGTCAGTTCTCCCATATGTGTTGGAACATCTTCGTTTGGCCAAAATGAGTTTTGAACTTTGGGGCGCATTGAGTCCTTTGTGCACAAAACCGCCGCCGGGCGAaggtaagtttatttttatagtaGCAGTACAGCATCTTATGCAATAATTTGCGCTTTTTTTCTCCGATTACTGGTACCGGacaatgaacaaaattgtaatGTTAGGTAATATACAGCACTGCgtttgttttgaaaacaataaacaattgtATTGACggatttttattaacttttcgaatttaatttaaaacttaccaAGTATATATACTTTACGCTTGCACATCTTGCCAAATTGGAGAGCTCTTTGAAAGTTTTTCTCATGAAATATTCCACTTTCCAGGATTCTAAAGTTCTAAAAGTAATGGCACACTTACTCACAAAGAAAAGGAAGTAATATTCAAGTTTAATATGTATTATAGTtacaaattactatttatcatcACTAATTTACTTATCTAatctatatattttaaagaattatgCAGGTACTTTCAATAGACCCCTCTTTATAAGGCGTTGGTTAAATAGATAACAATGATGAGtgagtaaaacatttttttttgtttattcccTGGAttccttaaattaaaatgagtaTATGTCTGGTTAAGTGAAATTCgatcaataaatattatattggttggatatgttttttttttagcaaaacatTCACACGGGGccttttaaagcaatttagtCAACATGATCTTGTATTGAacaggtttttaattttcaaaatagagTACGTTGAGTTGTATTTGCTTATTTTAGGCAGTTTCGCTTTCAGATTctacttttttacttaaatttttcactGTGAGTTATCTATTTACATTATCAACtaactattaaattaaaaagtatgaCATGTTTCACTGCGTTATTTTCAGgctaattttctatttacagCGTTTTAAATTGCTATTTCTCCtcgttttcaataatttttttgtacatgATATTTATATCgtattctatttttattatagcTGCTGAGGATTCAGATAAGCAATCAGAAACACCGAAAGAGGAGGATGGACGTGAGATTCAACTGTCCGAAAAAAGGAGCATGAGTCAGGCGGAATTAGAGAGCTCATTATACAAGGTGAGTCATGATGGTTTAAACTATTTAGTTAAGGTTAGCGCGACTTAAAATGAGGTTAAAAATGTGACACaaactttcattaaaatttttcaatttgtctGTTTTATTACATACGTAACTAAATGTATATGCACATtgatcaaataaaatttctgtatatttacttttattcgTTTATCGGATATTTAAGTTTGAACATTGGGTCGTTCCAAATAGTTTTCAGCAGTAGTAATGCAAGGGTTGTCGAACAGAACTATTAATGTATCTTACAAGCCGCTTTATGTTACCAAATGTTTTCATTCGTTAAATATGCAAGGCCACTACTTAGACGATTTAATCTTCAGGAAAAATAGATTACacttttaagatatttttgctttatagtaaacttttttcatattacCAAGGAGTATATTGTTATGAGTTatgattcaaatatttataatttcaaatCCAAGCTGTCGTGCACTATAAACAAGATTACGCTGATTTTAACTAATTAAAGTAAACATCATCAATATTtatatcattaaatttaactttatatattataaaacaGTTTAccttaagaaaattttaatagttctTTACTTTCCATGGTCTGAAGATTATGTACCCTAAGTAGTAACCTTATGTCATAGCGtgtattattgaaattagtaaacacagatcttttcatgtcatgtaaaaatatattgtcttattaaaaaaagctcCCTGTCATTTTAGCTAATTTCCACCAccaatttgcaaaaatgatTCCATATTCATCATATGCGATTTAATAGCAACCTTAATAGGTAAACATGCTTTATTCATTTCAGTACGATGGCACATTTGCGGACTACTTGGAAATGACTATACAATTAGGCTATGTAATACTGTTCTCCTCTGCTTTCCCCCCCGCTGCTTTATGTGCAATGTTAAACAATTTAGTAGAAATACGGAGTGATGCATTCAGATTAGCATACGTGTGTCAGCGACCGTTTGGGCAAAGAGTTCCTAACATTGGAACGTGGCAGGTATGAAATCAACAATACATATTGATCTAATAACAGATTAATTTCTGTATatatattcaaattgaaaaatttcatgatCTGAATTTGCAGAATTGTATGGAATACATGAGTATCATGGCCGTGTTGGTAAACTGTGCTCTTATCGGGTTATCGGGACAGGTTCATAGAATGTTTCCAGATATGACAGCCacacaaacaattttgttaattgtAGCTCTTGAGGTAAACACTCATATAAACCCCTGATGTTTTCCAGAATAAATGAATGCGGTTTTGTAGCATATCATGCTGGTTATTCGCTTTATAATAACATGTGCAATACCAGATATTCCTGGTTGGTTAGCTAGCGAGATGGCGAAAATAGAATGGGCTAGAAGAAATGCAAATCGCACAATAAACACGGCAACTCCTTCTCCTGAAGAAATACAAGCAAAAACCATTGGAAGGTTTGTTGTTTAAGCTGCAGTCTCTTGTAGTGCTAATCATACACCTAATAAGGTTTTCGGTGTCGCCAAGTCACAGTCTCGCACATACATCCCATATAAAGAAACCCGAAGAAAAGCATGAGGCTGTAATTAATAAGTCCGAGTTAATTGAGCAGGTGAAGAGCAGATCTTCTCATGTGTCTCCCGTTCCTACACCGACTACACCAAGTACGTCTCATAGTTCCATAACTTCAGCACATCGGATAGGATTAGGGATAACTCCGGATAGTATTCAGCAAATTCCACCGTTCAAGCCGAGAAAATCGAAAGAATGGACTCCTGAAAATGTGGTGGTGGGTAAAGTTTTTgtttcgataacttcgttttaaaaataaatttaatgttgaataaatttgattaGAAATATTACTTTAGAATGTTTTATGAtgttaaatgaattaaaaatgctttgaaactgtctgaacttttttaacttttgtttTCCAGGTTGAAGGTAGCCACCATTTAACCATAGGGCCTGGTGGGGGAGTAGAAtgggcaaaaaaattgaaagaagaaACTGACATACATAGAAGCACGGATTGCATATCTCCAAAGGTATCTTAGTTTCTTTATTGGTATTCTGATAAAGAACGTTGTGATGATTTTGCAGCCAGTACATAACCTcgcatattttttgttattttaaaattctatcaaCTAGTTGGTgtgattttaagaatttataaTGTTTAGAATATGGGGTATTGTTCTATTGAGGActttataatttcaaaaatggtgCACCTTGACGTATTCGACATGAAAAGGGTTTTTATACTCAGCTACTAATTTCTGTTATATTAATTTCTACTATTTTAGTATTAATTAATAGTAATTAAGTATAAAGCCATACGGCaacacaataaaatatgttgGTAACAAATTATCTTAGGGTTAATTTTGCTAATTCGAAACTCTAAACAGATTTTTCggtttaaaccaaaatttactGTTTAAAATCAACTACTACTGCACAGAACCCGACTGAAGCCGAAATGGTGAATATTGGCTCAACATTTTTACCAAACTTAAAGGTTTTTACTGTCACCGTATCTGCACCGTTGCCAATAAATGACATAAGTCCCTAATAGAGCGTGTTCTATGAGCATCCGAATTACCCCCgttttcaaataccttcatatgtagataataattttttatccatttgtGCCTCCGAATCAGATCCTAAATAGAATCAAGGACGTTCCGTATAAGGTAGTGATATATTTTTCAGACATCTTTCCAATGTACGTCTTTTCTGTATATAAATGCCGCCAACACGCTTTTAACCTGTCTATCGCTAATCTTTCGTTATTTATGTATGTGCTGTGGTAGTTCAGTGATGTCGCTTTTAATATTTCCGAAGCCATATTCATCTTTCACGTTACTACTTACACTAACTGTTATTGGTTGAAACTCCTCTTGTGTGTTGACTATGTACGAGCAGTAAACAAATTGGGTAGGTACTTCTTTCTCAAAACAATTCGATGATTGTTGTTTAGTAtttcaacaaatcattatttgtAATCCAATTCATCCTTGAAGGAAGCTTCTAGTTCGGATACAGAGCTCCATAGAACTAGCCCCTTGTGGCCTCCGAGGCCCAGGTCTCCACCTGAACACTCCGGCCCCCGAATCAGGGCACCGATCATCCCCATCGATCCTTCTTTAAGCGATAGCGCCAGGAGTATTTCCAGTCAGGAAGCGGATGAAGCTGCCAAgggtaaattgtttttaaaactctTTATTTTACACTGAATATCTGAAATGCTAGCTGCCGAAGAGTTAGCAGCAAAGAAAACCCGAGTCAAACAAAGCTTAATGAAACGAGCCCGCTCAGTtgcgattttttctttaaaattgaaagaacGAAGGGCGAGAGAGGCACAAGAGAAGGCTACGAAAGCACCACCGACACCTTCTACCCCTCTGCCGCCACCTCAGTGTGGTGGGGGCGAATTGTCCTGTATTCCTATTGAAATGGTGAGTTGTATCTCAGCAGTTATTTTGtgtgtaattttattgtttacggGTTTTAGCTTATCCAATTAGAAGACGTTCGGAAGAACGTTCAGTCGAAGCCCAATAATCAATAAATCGTTTCACATAGTCATTGCGCCTTTTGTTGGAATAGAGAGTTGTTGACATAATACTGTATAGGCTAGGTTtagcaattaaatttgttaaatattgcttttaaGGTACAAATGTCTAGTGACTTAATGTTACAggaattataaatattaaaaaaaaaaaaacgagaaccCATGGCAGAAATTCACGTTAAAGTTTAACTAGTAACACCTTTTTCTTTGAACGATACTTATAACCAAGAACGTCAACAATTGTATTTCGCCCATGTACCGTCCAACGTCCCCAAATCTCTATATTATCAAGAATCTTAAGTAGAGCATGTTAATCAAAATTGCAAGTAATTCTCAGGCTTAATATTAACATGTTATTTTCTTGCCGTTCCACCCTTAAATACGCCGCCCATTTATTAAGCTTAATCTTCGCACGCCCCACCCTTGCGATATAGTTGGAGAAGACTTACCATTAAGGGCTCCTACACACGGCTGCCTGGTGTGCTCCACAATTTTTAAACTACATGTGGGATACGATATTTCCTATTTATTAAACGGATTTTGTTATGCTTTTTAGTAAAAACGGATATAAGATTTTACAGCTAAGAAGACACAcgtttaattctttaatagAATATATGTGATACCTAATTGAAAAGGAAAGTTTCCGCTCTTTCTAAATGTGCATGTAAAACCCATCCTTTAACATTCAAAATCACTAAgtcatttgttaaataatctTGTTTGAAATGCCTTCACAATATATGCAGTTTTActgcaaataaaattgaagagaTCGCTTGTAAATCATTCGTTGCGTCCGAAAttcgaacaatttttatttaatcattGTGAAGAAATCACTCATCCATATTCCAATATGGAAGGTCTTGCCTGATATtggatatctcgaaaactaggcacatataatttttttttaagtttgggAGTTCGTATATTAAGAGCCAAATTATCGAGGCTCCGTAAGCTTTAaccgatataaaaaaaaatttaactgacAAATACAGACTTGCCATTAGTTCgctgctgttttttttttaatgaaaactaaGATTCCATTTTAGTAATTCAACTGGAGCGCACTGAACTTACCAATATTTCTGCGACCTTCTTGGTTTGATTATTCCCAATTGTCTTAATAGTCCATGAGGTAAAAATTGTTCTCTTGAATGTTATATTAAAACCCGATAAATCTTGTATGGTTAAATCAATTCCTGTGAATGCTCCCGGTATATTATAacttatattaattataatatcaTTAACGtgtaatattaacaatttagcTTTATTCTGGAATGCAATTTGGCGTAGGGTAATTGGGTGTAATTCATTGTTTACACAATTATTATATAGTAGACAGATCCACCCGTTTAACACAGTTTCTCATACTTTCTAAAGAGTTTAAAGCTTGCAGAACAACTAGCAGAAAATTTAAGTCAATTTATGAGGAAAGTGttttaaaagttgataatGAAATCTGATATAAGGGTATTGGTGCTCTAACAAATGTTATACATTTTTCTCTACTTTCTATTACGTAAATATTAGAATATTTATAGAAAGAAGTGAAATAGGAAATCTTACAATGGCCGACAGaggatatattttaataagtaGTGTAACTAAACCAACCGTATTGACCCACAAGAGTCCTGTAACCGCAGCTCTtatcaatatttgttttacaTGTAATCATTTCTTCGtcaaaaacttgaatttttaaagttatgaTTTGAAATACAAGCTACGTCGCTGATTGTTTTAGAGCTTTAAAGTATAAAGCTCCATaatgtttcattaattataaattttaaaacaaagttATAGGGAAGTAGCCAGGGGAAAACCCAGAAATGACTAGTTTATAGATTCATACAGGTGTCCTTTCAGAATTGTGAAATGCTGCGTTTGAATCGAGATGTCAGATATCTCCAATTAATCTTGAAATTAGGCGGTAGGTGATTTAAGTACGTGCTGGGAAGGgcgtaaatgttaaaaattcataactgcCTTTGCAATTTGCGTCACTGATTTGTTCGCCCTCTAATATATTCGTTTGGGCAATAATAAATGCAGTTTTGTTAAGCGTTTTATTTCATATCCTCAGTCGAACATTTCACATTCTTTGTCAAACACGAAATCGTATATTCATTGGGTGTGTGCGTAAATTATATATAGAACTCACAAAAACACCTGCACGAGAAGTTTTAAAGGCAATATACAAATAATTAGATAATAAAGGAATGTTGTTACTTGCATAagatcgtttttaattatttttataaccaACGGATATATTTTAGTGTCTCGTTAGTTTTAAGAATTAGAATTTTGTAGAGGCAAAAAAGCAATGTTCTAGACCAGAGTCTAGTAGTATTAAGTAGCAAAAAGTATGCTATTaatactatgaataataaaaaaggcaTAACTAAGGGTTcaagtattttattatttataaatcgggaatttgcaatttattagTTCATTATTCCCGGTTACATATTTTTTGGGATTTTACAATAGCTCTTAGCTATTGTCAATAGGCTTAAAATTACCTATCTAAACAACGCATGACTCTTTATAAGAGAGTTAATAAATACTAATATAAGGCTTCGCATagtgctttaaaaaatataatatagcGAACACCCATAACACCGCTATGCCACTCAAAGTTAATTTGCCATGATGCTGATCGTCCATGAAACTATGTCGTTGCAATCCATTGTAGTCCTTAAGTAGtttgtaatattattattCTCTTAtccaaaatgttaaattttagatGCCAAATTTCTGTACATCTGCTAAATATGCCAAGGAAATCAATTCTAAAAAACATGTTAGAGCTGCGGTTTGTGAATTAATAATAGGTGTGAATAAAGTTATGACAATGTGGAAACTTTGGTgagcatttaaaattaatggcaaaaggtgttttttatttttggcgtttaaaattctaaaaaatagtACCTACCTATAAGActgcaaaattatattttggtaggtcacttttgaaaatttttaaaatccttaagaaattttcatcCATTCAAatgttatttacaaaattcgTATGTAACCGTAGAGAGTAAGAAAGCGTAATATAATCAGCATTTGGGTAAAGCATTTCCCATAAAACTTCCATGATCGAGATTGTGTtcactaataaaattttaaacttgtcAATTAAACTTTTCTAAGTGGGTGAAAATTACCGGAATCATGGaatcttaattatttattttatatcagtTGTTAAGTAGTATATAATCTCTGTTGTTAAACTTGTGGCTACTTGTGAGATACGTCGCATAAATGTTAAGCTTGTTAATAttgtatttataaataaaaaatatttaaagaaaacttttgaagattcgaaaataaatcgctccatctaaattcaacaatatttattatttgaaataataagaTATATTTGGATGGCTActatatcaaaaaattaataattaaaaaataattattctaacAATCAgacttaaaacttttaaagctCCTCTTCGATATAATTTGTGGCATTTCTTACGCTTTCTGCAAGCAAATGTTGCCACTCTTGTACGTGTATCCTCTTGGCTATCATATTACACACTAAAACAccattttgtaacttttgcGAGGTAGTTTCGGCTTTGAAAACTAAGGCTACAGTTTCGTTTAACCACTTTTTGGCATCAAAACTTTCAGTTTGTACGTCCTGAAAACCAATCGACAATGAATACATTTacctcaattatttttaattactttaggCACACAACATCTTGCTTTCACCATGCCATCGGAATATGCTATGACAATCACAGGTATGTTAGGGCATACGGACGTTGCTCTTTGTAAGGGCACTGATTCAAACATCACAGAACTCTTTAAATAGTGAATCATGTATTTTTTGTTGGACTTGGTcacttgaattttatttttcatggcgTCGTGCATTTCCAAGTCTACAAAATTCCTAAAGAACCATGTTATCTTGTgtaaacataataataaaatattgctatACTAATTTAATGGGAAAATTCTGAACTAACTTAGACCTGTCTCTGCGCGCAATTTATATAAAGCGGCTCATATTCAATTATCCGTAGATACTTTTAATGAACTTGAAATGCTTATTCtgattggaaattttatatccCAAACCATGTCTTCCACACcgagaaacatttttatccaaataaaataaactatcGATTTTTCGAACTGAACAAGCAATATATTAAAGAGATGCTGTAATTTGAACGTCAAAAGAAAGGTTTCATTTTGACTTACCTGAGATCTTCATTGCTTTGGTCTTTAATCTTCTTACTAAACGCGTTCAGTTCGTTTAATATCTGAGTTTTAAACACGTAGGGCAATATTGCATCGTCAGTTACCTCAAATTTGAATCTTTCCTTAAAGGACATTACACCTATGTCTAGCATTTCTaactggaaaatatatttttttcactatCGTACAAGATAGAATTGGAAATATAACTATTGTAATTAATCGATATAACTGCAACTGACCTTATTTAAACCCAGAAAGACATTTCATATATCTTTTCTCTTATTTTTAGTGTTGTTACAGCTGTCACTTTTTGTACTCACCGTATCGAAATGTTCTTTTATTGAATCCTTGAACTTCGCAACATCTGCAAACAAGTCCTTCGCGTTTTCTCTCGCAAGTTTAGCCCGTTCTCCAGTAACCCCATGAATTGAAGACGTACTTCTTCCTAACGATTTTAAGTGTATTATGCAAAAATCTTCGAGGTCTCCTGTATTTTGAACGTGTGTGCCGCAACAAGGCTCTCTACAATTAGAATAATAAAATcgcagaaatatatttttacttaaaagaGGTAGTTTTTTTGAGGATTTGGttgattttaacaatttttgtaactatTTCGAAATGGGATATGTTTACAAATAATTCagaactttttttgaaaaattcaatagaattttttgtAATCAATAGAAGGAACATTTACGGTTAAAGTCTCTTTTCTTACTAAAACCTATAAACTTAATCTCGCGTTCTCAtgctgtatatacatatagagCTTACCTTGAAACAAAATTCCTCACTTCTCCATCGTTAATTTCAACAATTCTAATTTCATTATCAGGATAAACCTCGCCCGGTATCAGAGTAACATCTTCATAACTGTACAATCCTTGGCTATCTGTCACATTAACTTTAACATCCACTTTATCTTTAATAATATTACTAATAATTTGCTCAATCTTAATCACATCCTCCAAGTCTAATTTAGCATCGAAAACGGATACGTCTAACTTCACGTATTTGTGTGTTACTTTACTTGAATTTTGACATGTAaccaatttgatttttttaatggcagCGTTCATTAGATGAGCAGAAGTGTGATTACGCATGTTGCTTAGCCTATGgtttttatcaataattattttgcctTCCGAGCCGACTTTGATAGAGTTACCTTCTAGGTACCCTCTGTGAATTATAAGGTCGTTGACGCTCGATAAAGATTCCACGTGAAAAATTGCGTTATtgtcaaataatattttcccttTGTCTGATTCTTGACCTCCTGCTTCACAATATAAGTTTGTTCTATCTAATATCAATCCACAAGATTTCCTGTTTTTCAATTCGGATACAAACTGGTCTTTGTCTACAATTTGAACGATTCGACATTGTGTTTCAGGAAATTTATATTCAGAATTGTTGGTTTTCGTATATGAATATTTCTGCGAATCATCAGTTTTTTTCAGATCGGTCTCAACCAGTGCTGTGATTAATTTATCTATAGTTATTTGCCTACTTGTCTTGGATTTTAACTTCACTTCCgccattttcttttcaaaagtttcaGGGTTGAATTTTATGTTCAAGGCTTTAGAAAGCTGCTCTATTCCTTCTGCATCAAACCCATGTCTGTCATAAAGCTTATGAGCCCACTGTTCATCAATTTCGCTCGGTTTTGCTGTATATAATTCTTTAAATGCTTTTATAAAACTAGGAGTTAATTCGAAATTGTCGATGTTTGGCAGttctttttttactgaaaatttccgCCAATCCTTTTTTGCTTCAGTCCTTATCGCAGAGTACACATCTTCTTCGTAATCGATGATTTGATGAATCTATAACAAGAacaatgataaattaattggctcgttcaaattaataaataatatgctAGAGTTTTATCACTGTTCTGTACAGGATTGTTGCCTGTAtatgaaacattaaaaagatcacataaataatactaaaataatTGTCTAATTTTTTAGCTTAATTGGTAGTAGTTGctgttataaaaataaagtttaaccAAACAtaggatatattttttaaaatatttatttagttgcTATCAGACGTATATTCTATTCAAGAAATCTTTATGTACCTTCTATCTACATATCTTCGTCTTGGACACTTCAACAAGATATGCtaacttaataaattcaaatttatgtaTCCAAAGGTACTGAGATTCATTTAATAAGTGGATAGGAGATAATatgtttcgttttcttatCTCTCTTGTTCCAAATAGTTTAACGAGAAATAGGGATAAAGTAATCCTCAATTCGATATAATACCTggcttatatttttttccatttcgggATAAACGTCTCCTAAGTTTTCTACAACGTAGTTTGTTAGTTCTTTCACTAGGCCAcgttctttgccgaagacatTCTCGCacaatataaaacattttcttaatattcTTCGGAGTTTCTGACTGAAACAATAACAAAGATTTATATATGCATTAATTCTTGTCACTATATGACGAGTAATACAAGCGAGATCGTTGCCATCATTTAGTTTTTTAGACTTCAAATCCCTTCAAATTCATGATCAATCAGACTTAGCTACTaagattttatacaaaaacataaaatagcTAAGTTCGTTTATTACTTATAAacacaaaaacattttgtaaatatctattacattaaaattaaagataatgtgattttgtatattattacttATAATTTTATGATTATGACGCATTTTGATCCGAAATCACCAGTCGAGTAAACACAGCACTATTTATTGATCGTGAAAAGCGTTCCCAATAATGTGAAACTTTGTTAGCTATTATATGAAccatttcgaatttttcgtatttattagttcaaaaaaaaattcggcaTTAAGTTTTCGCGTTACATCTAGGAAATCAAATAACAGTGAATGAATTCAAGACCCAGTATAAAATCAgtacaaaattgtttaaaattttacacatttaaCATATTATGTAACACAGTGTTTGCTCCAAAATTGTCTGGGTTATGACAAGTCTCTTTTGATACCACATTCATAGAACAAGCATGAGTACAaccaaaaattcataatatttaattgtacTCACTTCTGTTCAGGAATTACCCCATCTGCTAAGCACGCCGTAATCATTCTCGTATGATCCGCCAATATTCTATATGATGTATTAATACCATTCCTGTCTTGCTCTCCAAATTTTGCTGAATACTTCTGAATACTACTGCAATTCTATAGAAAATCATAgatataaaatcaaaatataaataacataaGAATACCTTTTGTATAGCAATTATAAGATAATCTAAGAGGTCCGTGTCATATGTACATTGTTTTCCTTGTAAAGCACAACACAATCTTTCCAAACCCAATCCTGTGTCAACATGTTTTTTAGGAAGGGGGCTCAGTGAACCATCTGGGAGTCTGTAATTAGaaaatctttttaatttctgcttacaataaaatgtaaaaataattacctATTATATTgtataaaaactaaattccaaatttcagtTAGATCATGGAGGTTCTTATTTACAAACTCAGACCTATTAATGCTTCCACTATGATCAAAATGTATTTCAGTGCAAGGTCCACAAGGCCCTGTCACTCCCATTTCccagaaattttcttttacactGAAAGGCAATATTCTATCCTCCGATACCCTattggaaataattatttattgtgacaaTAGAATTACTGCTGGtgatattgatttatttacccTATCCTTCTCCAAATATCTTTCGTTTCTATGTCGCTATCTAGACCTAACTTATCTCCACTGAAATAAGTAATATATA
This genomic interval from Euwallacea fornicatus isolate EFF26 chromosome 24, ASM4011564v1, whole genome shotgun sequence contains the following:
- the wwk gene encoding anoctamin-10 isoform X5, with the translated sequence MHLEFLIIRHPATISSIVMETMSDVKQENSESIDQSAIRRRKLVKCAKQTLEQASELLKKKIPCAGHFLAPKRLWLKRVSTPNCDVVMCFPPNTDDQFLLWLLPKLKQSSGLSIHVRHHASTHTSAFYVTASPQVLCRAAEEYHLSKSLKESKGGGLKEFFVHHYDTYEGSENEANFFTTEERQWLVLRLLEGVRAKKEDIGAISNLRLLEGQPIVPKCLIAGVISQVFPIHESGSLERLQQIWVQDICAKQPLDEITEYFGVKIGMYFAWLGHYTTALSIPAVVGFLFWLTCTSKHQTIQDVGYVLFSIFNVVWVTTYLQAWKRYSAELAFRWGTLDQRDDLLAEPRPLFRGPLRPSPVTGRLEPHHPVWKRHIYRYCVSVPVIAVSLFTVFVAMIISLQIQDWWDAFLTNRGLPLWLGYIPKIMLAVVISLMDEAYFKIAVWLNDKENYRLETKYENHLIGKVALFQFVNSFLSLFYIAFYLQDQARLKEQLAALLISRQVIGNLKESVLPYVLEHLRLAKMSFELWGALSPLCTKPPPGEAAEDSDKQSETPKEEDGREIQLSEKRSMSQAELESSLYKYDGTFADYLEMTIQLGYVILFSSAFPPAALCAMLNNLVEIRSDAFRLAYVCQRPFGQRVPNIGTWQNCMEYMSIMAVLVNCALIGLSGQVHRMFPDMTATQTILLIVALEHIMLVIRFIITCAIPDIPGWLASEMAKIEWARRNANRTINTATPSPEEIQAKTIGRFSVSPSHSLAHTSHIKKPEEKHEAVINKSELIEQVKSRSSHVSPVPTPTTPSTSHSSITSAHRIGLGITPDSIQQIPPFKPRKSKEWTPENVVVEGSHHLTIGPGGGVEWAKKLKEETDIHRSTDCISPKEASSSDTELHRTSPLWPPRPRSPPEHSGPRIRAPIIPIDPSLSDSARSISSQEADEAAKAAEELAAKKTRVKQSLMKRARSVAIFSLKLKERRAREAQEKATKAPPTPSTPLPPPQCGGGELSCIPIEMLIQLEDVRKNVQSKPNNQ